Proteins encoded by one window of Bacillota bacterium:
- a CDS encoding type II toxin-antitoxin system VapC family toxin: QLKREAWLVDTNVIMYARGKDHPYKAACARILLEIAEGFFAREHGVPVVDTEVFQEILYRYGMEQKWETAVAVCQDLLAIGLKVLAVGRPEVETMIDLAEKYGRKGVRPRDLVHAAVMVRNGIRRIITADTHFDPIEEVERIDPLSFPVKG; the protein is encoded by the coding sequence TCAGTTGAAGCGAGAGGCGTGGCTTGTTGACACCAACGTGATCATGTACGCCCGCGGTAAAGACCACCCTTACAAGGCGGCCTGCGCCCGCATCTTGCTTGAGATTGCCGAGGGTTTCTTTGCGCGCGAACACGGTGTTCCTGTGGTGGATACCGAGGTGTTTCAGGAGATCCTCTACCGCTACGGGATGGAGCAAAAGTGGGAAACAGCGGTAGCGGTCTGTCAGGACCTGTTGGCTATCGGGCTCAAGGTCCTGGCTGTAGGCAGGCCGGAGGTTGAAACGATGATCGACCTCGCGGAGAAGTACGGCAGGAAAGGGGTTCGCCCCAGGGACCTGGTGCATGCTGCCGTGATGGTGAGAAACGGGATCAGAAGGATCATTACTGCTGACACCCATTTTGATCCCATCGAGGAGGTGGAGCGCATCGACCCCCTGTCCTTCCCGGTTAAGGGATGA
- a CDS encoding type II toxin-antitoxin system VapC family toxin encodes MQAYFPKAYFLDTSALFKRYRREEGSAAVEALFSRQAVRFISEITLLEVVSNLRRLVDVDKIVAPEEFDTLRATFLKDIAEENLEVVRLTGTIIVKSLAIASQRYITPIDAVQLATAASMAEPPVFVCADQKLLRLAAEEGLEVLDVSRDVPAEK; translated from the coding sequence ATGCAGGCTTATTTTCCGAAAGCTTATTTTCTCGATACCAGCGCCCTCTTTAAGCGCTACCGCCGGGAAGAAGGATCCGCCGCGGTTGAGGCGCTATTTAGCCGGCAAGCCGTACGTTTCATTTCTGAAATCACGCTCCTCGAAGTTGTCAGCAACCTGCGCCGCCTGGTTGACGTGGACAAGATTGTTGCTCCGGAAGAGTTTGATACGCTGCGAGCCACATTTTTAAAAGATATTGCCGAAGAGAACCTTGAAGTGGTCAGACTTACCGGCACCATTATCGTAAAGAGCCTCGCGATAGCTTCGCAAAGGTATATTACCCCGATAGATGCCGTCCAGCTGGCTACTGCCGCATCAATGGCCGAGCCGCCGGTGTTTGTCTGCGCCGACCAAAAGCTGCTGCGCCTGGCGGCGGAGGAAGGGCTGGAAGTATTAGATGTCAGCCGGGATGTTCCCGCAGAAAAGTGA
- a CDS encoding AbrB/MazE/SpoVT family DNA-binding domain-containing protein produces the protein MHRIKMTSKGQLTLPKQIREKLRLRAGSYLEVRIRGTELVLKPVTQENDSEVLLKYCRQNTREADLDKARRIMSRVPVAMHERVRRLREEG, from the coding sequence ATGCACAGGATTAAAATGACCTCAAAAGGCCAGCTGACGCTGCCCAAACAGATAAGGGAGAAACTTCGCCTGCGGGCAGGAAGCTATCTCGAGGTCCGCATCCGCGGCACCGAGCTGGTGCTAAAGCCCGTAACCCAAGAGAACGACAGCGAAGTGCTTCTGAAATATTGCCGGCAAAACACCCGGGAAGCCGACCTGGATAAAGCCCGCCGGATAATGTCCCGGGTGCCCGTGGCGATGCACGAAAGGGTGCGCCGGCTGCGCGAAGAAGGATAA